One region of Vanessa cardui chromosome 20, ilVanCard2.1, whole genome shotgun sequence genomic DNA includes:
- the LOC124538286 gene encoding viral IAP-associated factor homolog, whose translation MQNPNEDTEWNDVLRSKGILPPKEKEISEAEIVNMIEETIQKNQAEKEKKLSELDLDGLDELEDSEDEAVIEEYRRKRIAELKKLSEKPRFGEVREVSGQDYVQEVNKAGEGIWVVIHLYKQGIQQCALINQHMKQLAMKFPYTKFLKAIAQTCIPNFPERNLPSLFVYFEGDMKKQFVGPHELRGTALTCDELEFILGQVGAVDSKITDDPKPKIKDKMFTDLGSNDW comes from the exons ATGCAG AACCCAAATGAAGATACAGAATGGAACGATGTTTTGCGATCGAAAGGTATCCTTCCCCCAAAGGAGAAAGAAATTTCAGAGGCagaaattgtaaatatgatCGAAGaaactatacaaaaaaatcagGCTGAAA AGGAAAAGAAATTATCGGAATTAGATCTAGATGGCCTTGACGAGCTTGAAGATTCTGAAGACGAGGCAGTCATAGAGGAGTACAGAAGGAAAAGAATAGCAGAGCTAAAAAAGTTGTCTGAGAAACCGAGGTTTGGCGAAGTGAGGGAGGTGTCTGGTCAGGACTATGTCCAAGAAGTTAATAAGGCTGGGGAAGGAATCTGGGTtgtcatacatttatataaacaggG GATCCAGCAATGTGCACTCATTAATCAGCATATGAAACAGCTAGCTATGAAGTTTCCTTATACAAAGTTTTTGAAAGCAATTGCCCAGACGTGTATACCAAATTTCCCAGAAAGGAACCTACCCAGTCTTTTTGTGTATTTCGAGGGAGATATGAAGAAACAATTTGTTGGGCCTCATGAGTTAAGAGGGACTGCACTTACTTGTGATG aactTGAATTTATCTTGGGACAAGTTGGAGCTGTTGATAGTAAAATAACAGATGATCCTAAACCAAAGATTAAGGATAAGATGTTCACCGACCTTGGCTCTAACGATTGGTGA
- the LOC124538285 gene encoding integrator complex subunit 1: protein MERGKMSSTGRGGKSKAPQHPQDIFALGSKSTVVVSRDSEKRNIHKPSTSSVGERKRETATFGSQPPSKRARIGSPAEAVSGTSLEVDPVDLVPNVLQALDTHNSDKLLGLLTGSIRLLKSQRSKPDPILCMSMLYLTKIRPNMFAHETVTQSLCTLLKREQGAAFKSKGNPLVFVLACNMLYAGHRDGNNWPDTFIKVYIEDALNERWWVDCSWCKCLVENIVTAFGTKQPAAHLIPSDNTLGTMSPSGSGSPLMGSNEDDTDNTELEYSVFPRYSSSYETVEALVLEAIKEQIQRRAAPDAIGKGFLKLLSATCGFPEIRMIAASRLEAWLHSGKLWRAAQELLAHVCANAHAAGPSAARDHEVLAQLARMRLKTKPLQAAYQACLREMVSESTALLRSVVTHTIYNELSNVRSPNNMAVLAALIQAQPQLVPAAMADTYQELVVRTEDYLRPLRALTRECVRATRSDAQALLPLARALAQPPPLDPPQEVRERAFQSLADLFCLCCLVTAAHSKHSSDYRSQLCALQQQALGWLLDTAVAVYRPARHDCLHVLNKIMFVEPAETYSKVDNWPPESERALTYRLCCEAPLPQNTLLRLVFIGLSKDIPVPPTEVFELIEQLVRRACALPPEDQPLQVDKLEIADYIFQLCQFHPPDNITLPAGYTPPALAITSLYWRGWMLLTMLAAHNPQGFAERAANTYPTLRALIECCITSKPSIEWSGAGESERLEAERATVLQLETHLAAASNAKLPVTEHSSRLLAQLTTLEPLGPARRPPAGVLEALQALSSQLRLGRLLCRQPGLLLQLVERHGTRRAMPWLHQLLRHDRLELSVLPVQCLCEFLSAGGAGAGEAGKAGELCAHLRRTLHSEEGARAVLHYYLQRLAHAHAPTRASASRGLKLVLSQSDDAIEMDYNADVNPESWLSLLPSLRHWEALRGEAVRRVRAACLVECAPPHVAAYLGFLAQHAHHHHPHDLTDMVLDLSQVLMERTTVMGYVLPPVDSKETPRDERLLAQHRALHALTTIFYTHLRQVLSNEIPEIQEPVEEGAEGASGWNAGEKVMLQWANGRQANLHVVIAHAHLKLLCFGPSYLDTNQEMYSWLQSTWVGDAPEAFVSESSDEAVLLPDWLRLSLVRSARPALLEAGLRGLPAHKLALFIQTFGMPVSSMSALLGALDACPAGAVVRLGVERAYMAQLLRVQRARGASGGHAFAAALRLARPHYPPDDTLFTEEALPDEVEDPWSSPRQTAKLEVGQIGALLATAFAGADTYRGDLDTAFTQLHGLLWEEGGAGAATRAVLAALRGSRAAGLLRRPAHAAPLLRALARLRPATLAETAGALLSQCKLSRGPVVEALRAARGAPARSPAHAHAALPANATKDQLVAALESATPSTLEALGNEIIETQDTQVVVDTITHLLEKNQEGRYELQVKADPDEEFSASAQHVLSRRGLGCGLLLDWLSELQRETLGRQMRLMFQRGGGAWRPLLVTLLAHRASWRTLHAALVALTDHGGWSAKAVLDFAETLIGSPRVWQGRDRTTPKHHSPDDSLRLSHHQLGVLIGYVGAEAHEAEATGGAEAARRRIEARLPLVLRCCSEPHALLAAALAASRSHPLLLLLLYMKVPKVLQLLRECEDLPPATPQLLVAGEARAVARRSTSATDRVAHALLTALAAPHHHSKEHSQKMWRTEAGARGVFARCAGAGARALPLAGALLRGVRARQHHHLQHLLAALEVLPDADLFEPPAGDEVHGILECFLNMLKGGGGGGGSLAHRVAALLRRYRAARPQRAATLLHAHRDTIASQAALAGVAGGEGSASAAPPPHALQALRRRIAPPDELHWLVQEVEAWGVRRGGAWGGAASADALLRATAPLAASPHAPLRTATLSLLTKLLPAAPDTHPGLQAILECLDSDQPEIAQSVLDKLPELVVGMQEHAARILTFVFELGLRSRLPVEQCIAKCVSTINLNRGC, encoded by the exons ATGGAGCGTGGTAAAATGTCTTCAACCGGCCGCGGCGGCAAGAGCAAAGCTCCGCAGCATCCTCAGGATATATTTGCTTTAGGCAGTAAATCTACTGTAGTGGTCTCTAGAGATTCAGagaaaagaaatatacataaaccGTCTACGAGCA gTGTTGGTGAAAGAAAACGGGAAACAGCCACTTTTGGCAGTCAGCCTCCAAGCAAAAGGGCAAGAATAGGTTCTCCTGCTGAGGCTGTCAGTGGCACCTCGTTAGAAGTAGATCCTGTAGATCTTGTACCTAATGTTCTTCAAGCGTTGGATACACACAATTCAGATAAATTG CTGGGTCTGTTAACAGGCTCCATAAGACTTCTTAAATCTCAGCGCTCAAAACCGGACCCAATCCTTTGCATGAGCATGTTATATTTGACTAAAATTCGGCCAAATATGTTTGCCCATGAGACAGTAACACAGAGTCTGTGCACACTGTTAAAGAGAGAGCAGGGTGCAGCGTTCAAAAGCAAAGGCAATCCACTTGTTTTTGTATTAGCTTGTAACATGCTGTACGCTGGACATAGAGATGGTAATAATTGGCCAGATACATTTATAAAG gtaTATATAGAAGATGCTCTTAATGAGCGTTGGTGGGTGGACTGTTCCTGGTGTAAATGTTTGGTGGAGAACATTGTCACAGCATTTGGAACAAAGCAGCCAGCTGCTCATCTAATACCCAGTGACAACACACTAG GTACAATGTCACCATCTGGTTCAGGGTCCCCACTGATGGGTAGCAATGAAGATGACACCGACAACACTGAGCTTGAATATTCAGTATTCCCGAG GTACTCAAGTAGCTATGAGACGGTGGAAGCGCTGGTGCTGGAGGCGATCAAGGAGCAGATCCAACGACGAGCCGCGCCCGACGCCATCGGCAAGGGCTTCCTGAAGCTGCTCTCGGCCACTTGTGGTTTTCCAGAG ATCCGCATGATAGCGGCGTCCCGGCTGGAGGCGTGGCTGCACTCGGGCAAGCTGTGGCGCGCGGCGCAGGAGCTGCTCGCGCACGTGTGCGCCAACGCGCACGCCGCCGGGCCCAGCGCCGCGCGCGACCACGAGGTGCTGGCGCAGCTCGCGCGCATGCGCCTCAAGACCAAGCCGCTGCAGGCCGCCTACCAGGCCTGCCTCAG GGAGATGGTGTCGGAGAGCACGGCGCTCCTGCGCAGCGTGGTCACGCACACCATCTACAACGAGCTGTCCAACGTGCGCTCGCCCAACAACATGGCGGTGCTGGCGGCGCTCATCCAGGCGCAGCCGCAGCTCGTGCCGGCCGCCATGGCCGACACGTACCAG GAGCTGGTGGTGCGCACGGAGGACTACCTGCGGCCGCTGCGGGCGCTGACGCGCGAGTGCGTGCGCGCCACGCGCTCCGACGCGCAGGCGCTGCTGCCGCTGGCGCGCGCGCTGGCGCAGCCGCCGCCCCTCGACCCGCCGCAAGAG GTCCGCGAGCGCGCCTTCCAGTCGTTGGCGGACCTGTTCTGCCTGTGCTGCCTGGTGACGGCGGCGCATAGCAAGCACTCCAGCGACTACCGCTCGCAGCTGTGCGCGCTGCAGCAGCAGGCTCTGGGCTGGCTGCTGGACACCGCCGTCGCCGTGTACCGACCGGCGCGGCACGACTGTCTGCACGTGCTCAACAAG ATAATGTTCGTGGAGCCGGCGGAGACGTACAGCAAGGTGGACAACTGGCCGCCGGAGTCGGAGCGCGCGCTGACGTACCGGCTGTGCTGCGAGGCGCCGCTGCCGCAGAACACGCTCCTGCGACTCGTCTTCATCGGCCTCTCGAAG gaCATACCCGTTCCTCCGACGGAAGTGTTCGAGCTGATAGAGCAACTGGTGCGTCGCGCCTGCGCCCTGCCGCCGGAAGACCAACCCCTGCAGGTGGACAAGCTGGAGATTGCAGACTACATATTCCAGCTGTGCCAGTTTCATCCACCAGATAACATCACCTTGCCGGCTGG GTACACGCCTCCAGCACTGGCCATCACTTCGCTGTACTGGCGCGGCTGGATGCTGCTGACGATGCTGGCCGCCCACAACCCGCAGGGCTTCGCCGAGCGCGCCGCCAACACCTACCCCACGCTGCGAGCGCTCATCGAATGCTGCATCACCAG CAAGCCGTCCATCGAGTGGTCGGGCGCGGGGGAGAGCGAGCGGCTGGAGGCCGAGCGCGCCACCGTGCTGCAGCTGGAGACGCACCTGGCCGCCGCCAGCAACGCCAAGCTGCCCGTCACGGAGCACTCGTCCCGTCTGCTGGCGCAG CTGACGACGCTGGAACCGCTCGGCCCGGCTCGACGTCCGCCGGCGGGGGTGCTGGAGGCGCTGCAGGCGCTCAGCTCGCAGCTGCGGCTCGGGCGCCTGCTGTGCCGCCAGCCCGGCCTGCTGCTGCAGCTGGTGGAGCGGCACGGCACGCGGCGCGCCATGCCGTGGCTGCACCAGCTGCTGCGGCACGACCGGCTCGAGCTGAGCGTGCTGCCCGTGCAGTGCCTGTGCGAGTTCCTgtcggcgggcggcgcgggcgcgggcgaggCGGGCAAGGCGGGCGAGCTGTGCGCGCACCTGCGCCGCACGCTGCACAGCGAGGAGGGCGCGCGCGCCGTGCTGCACTACTACCTGCAGCGCctcgcgcacgcgcacgcgcccACGCGCGCCTCCGCCAGCCGG GGCCTCAAGCTGGTGCTGTCGCAGTCCGACGACGCCATCGAGATGGACTACAACGCCGACGTCAATCCGGA GTCGTGGCTGAGCCTGCTGCCGTCGCTGCGGCACTGGGAGGCGCTGCGCGGCGAGGCGGTGCGGCGCGTGCGCGCGGCGTGCCTGGTGGAGTGCGCGCCCCCCCACGTGGCCGCCTACCTCGGCTTCCTCGCCCAGCACGCGCACCATCACCACCCGCACGACCTCACCGACATGGTGCTG GATCTCAGTCAAGTGTTGATGGAGCGCACGACGGTGATGGGCTACGTGCTGCCGCCGGTGGACTCCAAGGAGACGCCGCGGGACGAGCGCCTGCTGGCGCAGCACAGGGCGCTGCACGCGCTCACCACCATATTCTACACGCACCTCAGACAG GTGTTGTCAAACGAAATACCAGAGATACAGGAGCCCGTGGAGGAGGGCGCTGAGGGGGCCAGCGGGTGGAACGCTGGAGAGAAGGTGATGTTGCAGTGGGCTAATGGACGGCAAGCTAACCTGCACGTCGTCATTGCGCATGCGCATCTGAAGCTGCTGTGCTTCGGACCTTCGTACT TGGACACGAACCAGGAGATGTACTCGTGGCTGCAGTCCACGTGGGTGGGGGACGCGCCCGAGGCCTTCGTGTCGGAGTCGTCGGACGAGGCCGTGCTGCTGCCGGACTGGCTGCGCCTCAGCCTCGTGCGCTCGGCGCGCCCGGCGCTGCTGGAGGCCGGCCTGCGGGGCCTGCCCGCGCACAAGCTGGCGCTCTTCATCCAGACCTTCGGCATGCCCGTGTCTTCTATGAG CGCGCTGCTGGGCGCGCTGGACGCGTGCCCCGCGGGCGCCGTGGTGCGCCTGGGCGTGGAGCGCGCCTACATGGCGCAGCTGCTGCGCGTGCAGCGCGCGCGCGGCGCCAGCGGCGGGCACGCCTTCGCCGCCGCGCTGCGCCTGGCGCGCCCGCACTACCCGCCCG ACGACACGCTGTTCACCGAGGAGGCCCTCCCGGACGAGGTCGAGGACCCCTGGAGCAGCCCGCGCCAGACCGCCAAGCTGGAGGTCGGCCAGATCGGCGCGCTGCTGGCGACCGCGTTCGCGGGCGCCGACACCTACCGCGGGGACCTCGACACCGCCTTCACGCAGCTCCACGGG CTGCTGTGGGAGgagggcggcgcgggcgcggcgacGCGCGCGGTGCTGGCGGCGCTGCGGGGCTCGCGGGCGGCGGGGCTGCTGCGGCGGCCCGCGCACGCCGCGCCCCTGCTGCGCGCGCTGGCCCGCCTGCGCCCCGCCACGCTGGCGGAG ACGGCGGGCGCGCTGCTGAGCCAGTGCAAGCTGTCGCGCGGGCCCGTGGTGGAGGCGCTGCGGGCGGCGCGCGGGGCGCCGGCGCGCAGCCccgcgcacgcgcacgccgCGCTGCCCGCCAACGCCACCAAGGACCAGCTCGTCGCCG CCCTCGAGTCCGCGACGCCGAGCACGCTGGAGGCGCTCGGCAACGAGATCATCGAGACGCAGGACACGCAGGTCGTGGTGGACACCATCACGCACCTGCTCGAGAAGAACCAGGAAGGCCGCTATGAGTTGCAG GTGAAAGCCGACCCGGACGAGGAGTTCAGCGCGAGCGCGCAGCACGTGCTGTCCCGCCGCGGGCTGGGCTGCGGCCTGCTGCTGGACTGGCTGTCCGAGCTGCAGCGCGAAACGCTCGGCAGGCAG ATGCGGCTGATGTTccagcgcggcggcggcgcgtgGCGGCCGCTGCTCGTGACGCTGCTGGCGCACCGCGCCTCCTGGCGCACGCTGCACGCCGCGCTCGTCGCGCTCACCGACCACGG GGGCTGGTCGGCGAAGGCTGTGCTGGACTTCGCGGAGACGCTGATCGGCAGCCCGCGCGTGTGGCAGGGCCGCGACCGCACCACGCCCAAGCACCACTCGCCCGACGACTCGCTGCGCCTGTCGCACCACCAG CTGGGCGTGCTGATCGGCTACGTGGGCGCGGAGGCGCACGAGGCGGAGGCGACGGGCGGCGCGGAGGCTGCGCGGCGCCGCATCGAGGCGCGCCTGCCGCTCGTGCTGCGCTGCTGCTCCGAGCCGCACGCGCTGCTGGCCGCGGCGCTAGCCGCCTCGCGCTCGCACccgctgctgctgctgctgctctACATGAAG GTCCCCAAGGTTCTCCAGCTCCTGCGCGAGTGCGAGGACCTCCCCCCTGCGACGCCGCAGCTGCTGGTGGCGGGCGAGGCCCGAGCGGTGGCGCGCCGCTCCACGAGCGCCACCGACCGCGTCGCGCACGCGCTGCTCACCGCGCTCGCTGCGCCGCACCACCACTCCAAGGAGCACTCGCAGAA GATGTGGCGCACGGAGGCGGGTGCGCGCGGCGTGTTCGCGCGCTGCGCGGGCGCCGGCGCGCGCGCGTTGCCGCTGGCGGGCGCGCTGCTGCGCGGCGTGCGCGCGCGCCAGCACCACCACCTGCAGCACCTGCTGGCCGCGCTCGAGGTGCTGCCCGATGCCGACCTCTTCGAGCCCCCGGCCGG CGATGAGGTGCACGGCATCCTGGAGTGCTTCCTGAACATGCTGAAGggtggcggcggcggcggcggctcgCTGGCACACCGCGTGGCCGCCCTGCTGCGCCGGTACCGCGCCGCCCGCCCTCAGCGCGCCGCCACGCTGCTGCACGCGCACCGCGACACCATCGC GTCGCAGGCGGCGCTGGCGGGCGTCGCGGGGGGCGAGGGCTCGGCCAGCGCGGCGCCGCCCCCACACGCGCTGCAGGCCCTGCGGCGCCGCATCGCACCGCCCGACGAGCTGCACTGGCTGGTTCAG GAGGTGGAGGCGTGGGGCgtgcggcgcggcggcgcgtgGGGCGGCGCGGCGAGCGCGGACGCGCTGCTGCGCGCGACGGCGCCGCTGGCCGCGTCCCCGCACGCGCCGCTGCGCACCGCCACGCTGTCGCTGCTCACCAAGCTGCTGCCCGCCGCGCCCGACACGCATCCCG GTCTTCAAGCAATTCTCGAATGTCTGGACTCTGATCAACCGGAAATTGCTCAATCCGTACTGGACAAACTGCCCGAGCTGGTCGTGGGCATGCAGGAGCATGCAGCTCGGATCCTGACGTTCGTCTTCGAGCTTGGATTACGCTCAAGGCTACCGGTCGAGCAGTGTATCGCTAAGTGCGTTTCCACCATCAACCTCAATAGGGGGTGCTGA
- the LOC124538534 gene encoding peripherin-like, which produces MLENLKKDIAVLIDEKERLINENNDKEQGLIFCQEEIEKLNQQLIEINKEKDEIRCDLNKAVEGSNVKSNQIEELTANIQNLMKNIEETENTHNIFRVSSEEKVKELTAVIEARDKELDSKASTIAQLMSELKTSTDVRSKLETTLQKVRKEIDVERDNVKQKEQKLNGKIEQLETVVRDKDDELSKQMSIILEMRNEKDRLQEKIQGMQNTIDNIQKELTGRPAPSATRMEPELDDNAVMLTPGSKKSQQPSSPIIQKTQFTMPRKEPKLDNMLFNLFSDSSMEGDTLDASEVNRRFAAMSRGERVSPMALGALKRRSGVPAQPSYKFKPPAQDSDRSISLSQVKNEMKNKERSFFKNKRTENKTKKVK; this is translated from the exons ATGTTAGAAAATCTAAAGAAAGACATCGCTGTTTTGATTGATGAAAAGGAGCGCTTGATAAACGAAAATAACGATAAAGAACAG gGCTTAATATTTTGTCAAGAAGAAATTGAAAAACTAAATCAACAATTAATAgaaattaacaaagaaaaagaTGAAATTAGATGTGATCTAAATAAAGCCGTTGAAGGTTCGAACGTAAAATCTAACCAAATCGAAGAACTAACGGCTAACATTCAAAACCTAATGAAGAATATTGAGGAAACTGAAAATACTCACAACATTTTTAG AGTATCATCTGAAGAGAAAGTCAAAGAGTTAACGGCTGTGATTGAAGCTAGGGATAAAGAGTTGGACTCTAAAGCATCCACCATCGCACAATTGATGTCAGAACTGAAGACCAGTACTGACGTCAGGTCGAAGCTGGAAACCACCTTACAGAAGGTCAGGAAAGAGATAGATGTCGAAAGAGACAATGTGAAGCAAAAAGAGCAGAAGTTGAACGGGAAGATTGAACAGCTGGAAACTGTTGTTAGA GATAAGGATGACGAACTTTCAAAACAAATGTCCATAATTTTGGAGATGAGAAACGAAAAg GATCGTCTCCAAGAGAAAATCCAGGGTATGCAGAACACGATCGATAACATTCAGAAGGAGCTGACGGGCCGACCGGCGCCATCTGCGACACGCATGGAGCCCGAACTCGATGATAACGCCGTCATGCTTACTCCTGGATCCAAG AAGAGTCAGCAGCCAAGCTCGCCTATCATCCAGAAGACACAGTTTACGATGCCGCGCAAGGAGCCGAAACTAGACAATATGCTTTTCAACCTGTTCAGCGATAGCAGCATGGAAGGAGACACGCTTGAt GCTTCGGAAGTAAATCGCCGCTTCGCAGCCATGTCTCGGGGTGAGCGCGTATCACCGATGGCGCTAGGAGCGCTCAAACGCCGCAGTGGCGTCCCAGCGCAGCCCTCATATAAGTTTAAGCCTCCCGCACAAGATAGCGAC CGTTCAATTTCTCTCTCTCaagtaaaaaatgaaatgaagaaTAAAGAGCGGAGTTTTTTCAAGAATAAGAGGACTGAGAATAAAaccaaaaaagttaaataa